In one window of Blattabacterium sp. (Cryptocercus punctulatus) str. Cpu DNA:
- the greA gene encoding transcription elongation factor GreA produces MEKFEYITKKGLKKLQQKIERLENIERPKISMQIAEARDKGDISENAEYDAIKEAQGFLEMNIAKFKKKLSNARIIDESKINRTRVSILSTVKVKNLTYGGEQIYTLVPEGEADLKLGKISINTPISTGILGKKVGEIAHINLPNKMILDYEILEIGFNE; encoded by the coding sequence ATGGAAAAATTCGAATATATAACTAAAAAAGGATTAAAAAAATTACAACAAAAAATAGAAAGATTAGAAAACATTGAACGTCCAAAAATATCAATGCAAATAGCTGAAGCAAGAGATAAAGGAGATATTTCAGAAAATGCAGAATATGATGCAATCAAAGAAGCACAAGGATTTTTAGAAATGAATATAGCTAAGTTTAAAAAAAAATTATCCAATGCAAGGATTATAGATGAATCAAAAATTAATAGAACTAGGGTTTCTATTCTATCTACAGTAAAAGTTAAAAATCTAACTTATGGTGGAGAACAAATATATACTTTAGTTCCAGAAGGAGAAGCCGATTTAAAATTAGGAAAAATTTCTATAAATACTCCTATATCTACAGGAATACTTGGAAAAAAAGTAGGAGAAATTGCCCATATTAATTTACCTAATAAGATGATACTTGATTATGAAATTTTAGAAATAGGATTTAATGAATAA
- the murA gene encoding UDP-N-acetylglucosamine 1-carboxyvinyltransferase yields the protein MASFKIEGGNFLKGEIKPQGAKNEALQVLCAVLLTSEKIRIKNIPEIGDVQCLIQILKNLGVIIKKNNIGDYTFQAKEIYIEYLNTKKFFIEYGQSIRGSLMIAGPLLARFGKVCMPIPGGDRIGRRRLDIHLRGFESLGSQIVYKENQYFYIYSKYLTGKYLLLEEASVTGTANIIMAATLAKGKTTIYNAACEPYIQQLCRLLNRMGSKIKGIGSNLIHIIGVTELSGCSHTILPDMVEIGSWIGLAAITSSEIKIRNVSWKNLGIIPNTFKKMGIKLEKENDDIYIPSQKYYRIKKLLNNAILTISDAPWPGLTPDLLSILTVVATQAKGSVLIHQKMFESRLFFVDKLIEMGAQIILCDPHRATIIGLNHQSYLRGSILNSPDIRAGIALLIAALSAKGTSIIKNIEQIDRGYENIDQRLRILGAKISRIV from the coding sequence ATGGCTTCTTTTAAAATAGAAGGTGGAAATTTTTTAAAAGGGGAAATAAAACCACAAGGTGCAAAAAATGAAGCTTTACAAGTTTTATGTGCAGTTTTATTAACATCAGAAAAAATAAGAATAAAAAACATTCCAGAAATAGGAGATGTTCAATGTTTAATACAAATTCTTAAAAATTTAGGAGTTATAATAAAAAAAAATAATATTGGAGATTATACTTTTCAAGCAAAAGAAATTTATATTGAGTATTTAAACACAAAAAAATTTTTTATTGAATATGGACAATCTATTAGAGGATCTCTAATGATTGCAGGTCCTTTGTTAGCTCGATTTGGAAAAGTATGTATGCCAATTCCTGGAGGGGACAGGATTGGTCGTAGACGATTGGATATTCATTTAAGAGGATTTGAATCCTTAGGTAGTCAGATAGTTTATAAAGAAAATCAATATTTTTATATTTATTCCAAATATTTAACAGGAAAATATCTTCTTTTAGAAGAAGCTTCTGTAACAGGAACAGCTAATATTATCATGGCAGCTACCTTAGCAAAAGGAAAAACAACTATTTATAACGCAGCTTGTGAACCTTATATTCAACAATTATGTAGATTATTGAATAGAATGGGATCAAAAATAAAAGGAATAGGTTCTAATTTAATTCATATTATCGGAGTTACAGAATTAAGTGGATGTTCACATACTATTTTACCTGATATGGTAGAAATTGGAAGTTGGATAGGATTAGCAGCAATTACTAGTTCCGAAATAAAAATTAGAAATGTTAGTTGGAAAAATTTAGGAATTATTCCAAATACATTTAAAAAAATGGGGATAAAATTAGAAAAAGAAAATGATGATATTTATATTCCATCTCAAAAATATTATAGAATAAAAAAATTATTAAATAATGCTATATTAACAATTTCTGATGCACCATGGCCAGGATTAACTCCCGATTTATTAAGTATTTTAACAGTTGTCGCAACTCAAGCAAAAGGAAGTGTTTTAATTCATCAAAAAATGTTCGAAAGTAGATTATTTTTTGTAGATAAACTAATTGAAATGGGTGCACAAATAATATTATGTGATCCTCATAGAGCAACTATTATTGGATTAAATCATCAATCTTATTTGCGAGGTTCGATATTAAATTCTCCGGATATAAGAGCAGGAATTGCACTTTTAATAGCAGCACTTTCTGCTAAAGGTACTAGTATAATAAAAAATATAGAACAAATAGATAGAGGATATGAAAATATTGATCAACGATTACGTATTTTAGGAGCAAAAATTTCCAGAATAGTATAA
- a CDS encoding DUF4290 domain-containing protein, with the protein MEYNTNRFKLVIPEYGRNIHKMIDYAIKIKNRKERNRCAWSIIKLMTYSNPRFKIPYFQHKLWNQLFIMSKYQLDIDTPFPKPNPEKRKIYHYKKVVYPDYLTNFRYYGKIIRNMIYVAINCKNSKKKEGLFYAIANTMKKNYLRWNKNIVEDDIIFKDLKDLSKGKICLMNKTNPLLQSSYLLNPKRKKNYMRKKYEYEK; encoded by the coding sequence ATGGAATATAATACTAATCGTTTCAAATTAGTTATACCAGAATATGGAAGAAATATTCATAAAATGATCGATTATGCAATAAAAATAAAAAATAGAAAAGAACGTAATCGTTGTGCATGGAGTATCATTAAATTAATGACGTATTCCAATCCTAGATTTAAAATTCCTTATTTTCAGCATAAATTATGGAATCAATTATTTATTATGTCTAAATATCAATTAGATATTGATACACCTTTTCCAAAACCAAATCCAGAAAAAAGAAAAATTTATCATTATAAAAAAGTAGTCTACCCTGACTATTTAACTAATTTTCGATATTATGGAAAAATTATAAGAAATATGATATATGTAGCAATAAATTGTAAAAATAGTAAAAAAAAAGAAGGATTATTTTATGCTATAGCAAATACAATGAAGAAAAATTATTTAAGGTGGAATAAAAATATTGTAGAAGATGATATCATATTTAAAGATTTAAAAGACCTTTCAAAAGGAAAAATCTGTTTAATGAATAAAACTAATCCATTATTACAATCTTCCTATCTTTTAAATCCAAAAAGAAAAAAAAATTATATGAGAAAAAAATATGAATATGAAAAGTAA
- a CDS encoding cation diffusion facilitator family transporter: MEDKKIKINFSLQKLICFVAVILFLIKLITWYITSSISIFSDALESITNIISGFIGLYSLYVSSLPKDQNHPYGHGKIEFISTAIEGFLIFFVGIIIFIKIFIRVKNHETIFLLRLDYGIYLMSFTAIINYFLGIFACKIGNKNSALTLIASGKHLQIDTYSTFGIVIGLILLNITQWIWIDSIISVIFSSVILYTGLKLLRSAAAGIMDEYDKKLLKKLSFYINEKKNSHWIDLHHLKIIKYGSALHVDCHLTVPWFFNIKDANKEVQKLTKLTKDKFGNKVELSVHVDACKSNHCYICFNKLCKVRKNIFQKKILWTLDKTSYYNNNKRKDLIFINKNQYGI, encoded by the coding sequence ATGGAAGATAAAAAAATAAAAATAAATTTTAGTCTCCAAAAACTGATTTGTTTCGTAGCAGTAATTTTATTTTTAATTAAATTAATTACTTGGTATATTACTTCTTCTATTTCTATATTTAGTGATGCTCTAGAAAGTATCACAAATATAATTAGTGGATTTATAGGGTTATATAGTCTTTATGTTTCTTCTTTGCCTAAAGATCAAAATCATCCATATGGTCATGGAAAAATAGAATTTATATCCACTGCAATAGAAGGTTTTTTAATTTTTTTCGTAGGAATTATCATTTTTATAAAAATTTTTATACGTGTAAAAAATCATGAAACTATTTTTTTATTAAGATTAGATTATGGAATCTATCTAATGTCATTTACTGCAATTATTAATTACTTTTTAGGTATTTTTGCCTGTAAAATAGGAAATAAAAATAGTGCTTTAACATTAATAGCTAGTGGAAAACATCTTCAAATAGATACCTATTCTACTTTTGGAATTGTGATAGGATTAATATTATTAAATATAACTCAATGGATATGGATAGATTCTATTATTTCTGTTATTTTTTCCTCTGTAATTTTATATACAGGATTAAAATTATTAAGATCGGCTGCAGCTGGAATTATGGATGAATATGATAAAAAACTTTTAAAAAAGTTATCTTTTTATATCAATGAAAAAAAAAATAGTCATTGGATTGATCTTCATCATTTAAAAATTATTAAATATGGAAGTGCTTTACATGTTGATTGTCATTTAACAGTTCCATGGTTTTTTAATATAAAAGATGCTAATAAAGAAGTACAAAAATTAACAAAACTAACAAAAGATAAATTTGGAAATAAAGTAGAATTATCTGTTCACGTAGATGCTTGTAAATCAAATCATTGTTATATATGTTTTAATAAATTATGTAAAGTTAGAAAAAATATTTTTCAAAAAAAAATTCTTTGGACGTTAGATAAAACTTCATATTACAACAATAATAAAAGAAAAGATCTTATTTTTATAAATAAAAATCAATATGGAATATAA